From the genome of Miscanthus floridulus cultivar M001 chromosome 10, ASM1932011v1, whole genome shotgun sequence, one region includes:
- the LOC136487489 gene encoding uncharacterized protein, with protein MACAMIAIYVELSTSYNNGRYTDIDTFVQANSAVFQSDNNLGLVKQVLSDSRCGQQIGIVTSQAEGNGGTKYHIGTKYKSASGKWLQVSHGETVEHDAINLIHFIRPYTVFAHDVPVSYLNFIPLI; from the exons ATGGCTTGTGCTATGATAGCA ATTTATGTTGAACTATCTACAAGCTATAACAACGGTCGCTACACGGATATAGATACATTTGTCCAAGCAAATTCAGCAGTATTTCAATCT GACAACAACCTAGGGCTGGTGAAGCAAGTGCTCTCCGATTCTCGAT GTGGTCAGCAGATAGGCATTGTAACAAGTCAAGCAGAGGGAAATGGTGGAACAAAATACCATATAGGTACTAAGTACAAGTCTGCCAGTGGGAAATGGTTACAAGTCAGCCATGGGGAAACGGTGGAACACGATGCCATTAATCTAATCCATTTTATTAGGCCATACACAGTATTTGCCCACGATGTCCCAGTCAGCTACCTTAATTTTATACCTCTTATCTAA
- the LOC136487440 gene encoding uncharacterized protein — MGLYVTGQAQVLTVVGCLARDVVKRSPMAAGFFKCLCRKLLKSLAVSFASINITVCFLLLYTFLLMEAWEFVVYVLSDYFLVSLLCSYARRPRWPSSRCVRRAFGALLWVKRVGRARGGARCNQLCVFGLRRRRLHTLRVMVSQLLPLPFFLGMPPVPVPKEVRRAVFRSLRAKCGGEPLSNGAAVLRRRGCTELEWACKSRSITVVILVWHIATSIVDPKSSPAVQGSQAASTEEEEATTTTTTTVARTLSRYCAHLVACAPELLPGDVEGSKLVYESVKRDVRSNKRPRSKKAETVASMGHKLGKQLVEECRTVEEAWALLAELWTEVAIYVAPSDNVEGHAMALAKGGEFITTLWAFATHAGITR; from the coding sequence ATGGGCCTCTACGTCACTGGCCAAGCCCAGGTCTTGACCGTCGTTGGCTGCCTCGCCCGTGACGTCGTCAAGAGGTCGCCGATGGCGGCCGGCTTCTTCAAGTGCCTCTGCCGCAAGCTCCTCAAGAGCCTCGCCGTCAGCTTCGCTTCCATCAACATCACCGTGTGCTTCCTTCTCCTGTACACGTTCCTGCTCATGGAGGCCTGGGAGTTCGTCGTCTACGTGCTCTCGGACTATTTCCTGGTGTCGCTGCTGTGCTCGTACGCGCGCAGGCCCAGATGGCCGTCATCGCGGTGTGTGCGGCGAGCCTTCGGCGCCCTGCTGTGGGTGAAGCGCGTCGGCCGGGCGCGCGGCGGAGCGAGGTGCAACCAGCTCTGCGTCTTcggcctgcgccgccgccgcctccatacTCTGAGGGTGATGGTCTCCCAGCTGCTGCCGCTCCCATTCTTCCTCGGCATGCCGCCCGTGCCGGTGCCCAAGGAGGTGAGGCGCGCGGTCTTCAGGTCCCTCAGGGCCAAATGTGGCGGCGAGCCGCTCAGCAACGGCGCCGCCGTGCTGCGCCGGCGCGGGTGCACGGAGCTCGAGTGGGCGTGCAAGAGCAGGAGCATCACTGTAGTCATCCTCGTGTGGCACATCGCCACCAGCATCGTGGACCCCAAAAGCTCGCCGGCGGTACAAGGATCACAAGCGGCGagcacggaggaggaggaggcgacgaCCACGACCACGACGACGGTGGCGAGGACGCTATCCCGATACTGCGCGCACCTGGTGGCGTGCGCGCCGGAGCTCCTCCCGGGGGACGTGGAGGGATCGAAGCTCGTGTACGAGTCCGTGAAGCGCGACGTCCGGAGCAACAAGCGGCCACGGAGCAAAAAGGCGGAGACGGTGGCGAGCATGGGCCACAAGCTCGGGAAGCAGCTGGTGGAGGAATGCCGCACCGTCGAGGAGGCGTGGGCGTTGCTGGCCGAGCTATGGACGGAGGTGGCCATCTACGTCGCGCCCTCCGACAACGTGGAGGGCCATGCCATGGCGCTGGCCAAGGGAGGCGAGTTCATCACGACGCTCTGGGCGTTCGCCACCCACGCCGGCATCAcgcgctag